Within Bremerella sp. JC817, the genomic segment AAGCGCAGAATATGCTTCACTTCGGCACCACGCCACGAGTAAATCGACTGGTCGTCGTCTCCCACCACGCATAAGTTGCGGTGTCCTTCGGTCAGACCGCGGACGATACGGTACTGCGAGGCATTCGTGTCTTGGTATTCGTCGATCATCACGTGATCGAACAAGGCGGCTTCCTGATCGCGTACGTCCGGAAAGTTGGTGAACAACTCTTCGGTGCAGAGCAACAAGTCGTCGAAGTCGAGCGCGCCGCACGATTTCAGGGCGTTCTGGTAACGCCGGAAGGCCACAGCCGCCAGGTGGGCTTTATCGGTATCGGCATGGGCGAACGCTTCTTTGGGCCGAATACCAGCCGACTTCCAGCGACTGATAAAGTTCAGCAAGTCGCCTGGACGGAGGGTCTCGTTGGGGACACGAATCTCGCGAAGCACACCCCGGGCCACCATTTCCTGATCGCTGCGATCGTAAATGGTGTAATTCAGTGGATAGCCCAGGTGGTTAATATGCCGACGTAAAACACGAACACAATGAGAGTGGAACGTCGACACGACCGGTTCGTCTTTGGTCTGCTTGCCCAACAGTTTGAGGGCACGTTCCTTCATTTCGGCCGCGGCTTTGTTGGTGAACGTCACCGCGAGAATCCGCTGCGGCTTGATCCCATGCTTGATGAGATTCGCAATGCGGAACGTCACCACACGGGTTTTACCGGAGCCGGCCCCTGCCAACACCAGCATAGGGCCTGACAGTGTATTAACCGCTTCAAGTTGTGGCGGATTGAGTCCGTTCACCCGATTCTCGTCCGATATTCCGTTCCACCGAATTACCCTTTGGCGCAATTAATGCCGCGTAAAGGGTTCAGGCCCAGATGGCCAGCAAAGCCCATTGATCGTACGTCGCTGCCCCCTGCAATTTCAATGGGGTCTTGCCCAACTTTCCTCGTTTACTGTCGCGATCAAACTACGCCGAATGGGTCGTCCCGATTAGAATGGCGGTTTCAATGCACTCAGACGCACCTAATGCTCCGATTTCCAGGACCGCTATGCTCGAGCCGTGGAAGAAATTTTGTTCGCAGATCGTTTTTCGCTGGGTCGAAAACGATCATTCGACTTCGGCCGCTGCCATCGCTTTTTACGTTATTTTCTCGCTGGCCCCGATTGTCGTGTTTGCCGTCGCCATCGCCGGCGAAGTGTTGGAAAGCGATACGAGTGCCCGGGAAGCAGCCATCGCGTTTCTGAATACCAGCTTGAACGTCGCTTCCGACAATGAGCCTTCAGAGACAGAGAAAGCTCCAGCGAACGGCACCGACACCAAGCCAGACGCCGCCGATCCCGACAAACCAGAGACCGAAAAAGAGGAAGCGGCTGAAGAATCGGAGGAAAAAGAAAAAGAGTCCCAGTTCCCGGCCAAGCTCGACTATGGCAAAGAAATCGTCGACCAGGTTCGGCTTTCCGCTTTCCGCGAAGCGACCATGCTGCAAACCATCACTCTGTCAGTGATCGCGATCTGGAGTGCTTCGGCGACCTTCATGCAATTGCGGGCGGCGTTAAACCGAATCAATGGCTTTGTGGCCGAAGGGATCCGAGACAGCGTGATTGCCGTCTTGCTCGGGCGAGTTCGTGCTACGTTATTTTCAATCGGTGTCGGGCTGCTGCTCGCGGTAGCCACGCTGCTGAGTACCTGGTCGCATATCATCTTCGACCGAGCCTCGGATATGGGCTACACCTTCTTCGGCAAGCCAGACTGGCTGCCGACTCAGTTGATCTCGTGGCTGACCGTGCTGACGGTGTTTTACTGCATGCTCCGCTTCTTACCGATGAAACGGCCGCCGTGGCGGGAAGTC encodes:
- a CDS encoding YihY/virulence factor BrkB family protein is translated as MLEPWKKFCSQIVFRWVENDHSTSAAAIAFYVIFSLAPIVVFAVAIAGEVLESDTSAREAAIAFLNTSLNVASDNEPSETEKAPANGTDTKPDAADPDKPETEKEEAAEESEEKEKESQFPAKLDYGKEIVDQVRLSAFREATMLQTITLSVIAIWSASATFMQLRAALNRINGFVAEGIRDSVIAVLLGRVRATLFSIGVGLLLAVATLLSTWSHIIFDRASDMGYTFFGKPDWLPTQLISWLTVLTVFYCMLRFLPMKRPPWREVLCGAIIGTVCFQLGKYLIIPLGEKNVVATAYVNSRILVITVMWIFLSSHVLLFAAEIGHMLFAPDTSPFAKYRLKRES